The sequence TGAATAAATGTATACCTTCACCAGAATCCACTCCCAAGCCAACCAATTTTGAGGTTGTTGCTATTTCCTATTTCATCAGGAAATTATAAGACGGCAACAGAAGCTCAGAGTGCAAGTGTATAACAAATTTAACCACATTATATGATCCCATTAACATTCATCTACTTTCAAATTTTACATCAGAGCCACTTAATCATATAAGTAACTATCAACAACAGCAACATACTATCCAAGATGCAACACTAGCAAAATACTTCTGAGATTTCACTAGGAATCTGCAGattgtaagaataatagttACCTCAGAAATCAGAATGACATAAAAGGATAACATAATAATAAGAGCCATTCTGAAAGTCTCCCCTCCAAGGCTCTAACTGTACAAGTTTGTCACCAAGGGCAATTCGCTAAGCATAAAATCTGTTTAAGCCTTACCATATTCATACACACAAAATAAATCCTAAAAGCACCACAAAATGCAACCAACCAGAGGCAAACATTCTGTTATCCAAAACAGGCATCACCGGAAATTAAACTTCGATAAGAAATCCACACTATGCATAAGCAAGAGCGCAACGGACAAAGTATGGACAACATGTATCGGTAAAACTCTAGGCATGTAATTCAGAACGTATCAAATATATGCATGGATAGAGGTTCCACCAAGTGATGAATGAAACAGAAACTATAACTGAAATTTATTAACAGACAATCTAACTGTCTAACTAACATTCACAATTGTATTTAGCAATTGCTTTTACCTTTAATTATTAAACACAACAGTTATGTTTTACAAAAGTTAAAGTGACCAAATAATTCTCCAAAGGCTGACTTGAAACTTATTTCATTCAATGCGGCAGAAAATGCTAGGTGTTCAAAACTAAACCTTATTTTTGGCATTATAACAACTAATGTCCAGGGATTGAGATAACATGAAATAAAACTTCAAAAGATCTAAAAAAGTATACCCCGCACCAGAGAAATTAAATTCTTATCTCTTTTAAGAACAGAACACAATTTTTGCACTGATGCATACCTATTTCTACTTGATACATCCCAAAGCGAATCTAGTTAAGTTATTTGGACTGGGTAATAATTAATGCCTAAACAAAAACAAACCTGTCGCAACTATGCAATAGCATTTCTTTACCAATAAAAAGGTCAAGCATCCTTCTTCTTCCAAAGTAAATTAAACTCTACCTATATTACTCCAAAAACCCATCTTTAAAATTTGGGTTCACTTCAGTTTTTCAAAATCAAGATAAGGAATAACGAATTGGATATAGATAAGCAAGCCGCAGGATTGAAGACCAAATGTCATTCTAATATGAGCATAAATTTAAAACCCAAATCAAGAGAGCTCAACCGGATTTCTACATAATATTTGTTATTAAACAATCCCAAACACAAGAAAGTATGCAAATACAATGCATAATAACAAATAGAAAAGCCAATCTAAAAGGTACAAGCCTCGTACTGACATTGCAACAACAGTAGACAGAATCAATCATCAGCAACCTCGGCAGCCCTTCCACCAAAAGGATCATGAGAAGGACCAGTGTCCTGACCAATATGACGCTGCACCAATCGCTGCAGATCAGCCATAACCTTCTGTTCACGCTTGGCCTTCTCCTCATAGTTAAACATTGCCAGGGCTCGTTTGTCCTCAGCACTGTAAACCTGGTTTTCTTTTCTGATACGGATGGCATTCATCCTCTGATGTCTACTACCACTCATCACATATCCCAGAGTCTCAAACTTCGAAATCTCTTCAGCAGAAAGCCCCACTTCACCTCTACGAGGGATACGTTTCCCTTGCTGAACATACTGAGCAATAGCATCACCTTCACCAGGCCTAAGTGCACCACCATAGCTAATGTGTCCTTCCGCCCTCGGCAGAGGCATTGGACCAACCACTTCCTCATCTTCCaaattttgtttctttcgtGATTCGATCATTTCCTTAAACTTAAGTATCTCATCATTAACATCCTCATCGACTACGGCCTCATTTGCCATCTTCTCTGTTACATCCTTGGCATCAGCTTCCAAATCAGGAGCACTCTCACTTGAAAGTAAAACCTCATCGTCCGTgtctttcttcttcttgcttCCTTTGGACTGTGAAGATGATCTCCGACTGCGCTTCTTTGACTTCCCACCATCACTCATATCAGAATCCTCATCTCCGCTCTCACTTTCACTTGTTTTCGCCTTCTTCCTACTGCTTCTCTTTCTCCTACTACTTCTCTTACTACTTTTTCTTCTGGTGCTCTTTCTTCcactctttcttcttctccttctccgaTCCTCCTCAGAATCATCTGAACTTGATTCTTCCTCAGACCCACTTCCACTCTCAGATAAGGATGGCGATCTCCGGCTTTTCTTCCTAGAAACAGATTTCCTACCCTTCCTCGACCTAGAATCATCAGATTCAGATTCAGAATCCTCCGACTCAGATTGACTCTCTCCCGGTTTTTTCCCTTCCGGCTTCAACCCCTTGATATGTTTCTCATCTTCACCTCCAAAATCCTCTTCAAGATCTGCATCCGAATTTTCATTTGGTCCCCTGGGGGGGCTAGGAGTACAATTCCAAATACAATCTTTCAGCGACTTTCTCAACTTCTGACGCTTGAGCCGGCGGTATTCTTCATAAGGGAGGCCTTTCAATTCTTCATCAGAATCAGACTCAACATGCTGTTCGTTTCTATTATCACGATCGAGATAAGATGTTCTCCTATTATCATAATTATATTTCTTTCTCTCGCCCGAATTTCGAGTTTCTTCTAGACTAGGGTACGAGTAATCCGGAGAAGAACGACGGTACCTGGCATAACCATTTCCGGTCGGGCTCCGGCTCCGGCTCCGGCTGAAACTACGGCCGCGGCTCCGGCTCAAACTTTGCCTGCGGATGGGGCTAGGACTGCGGCTGCGGCTGTAACTTCGATTGCGCCGAGAATAGCTACGGGAGTCCGGGGAATATCTATCGCTATGGCGGTGGCGCTCGGGGATTTGTACGGCGGAAGAAATTCTTCCCATAATGGATTTGAGAGTGATACGAAATAGAGAATTAGGGATTTTGTGATTTCGAGTTCAATTTGAGGGTTTCAATATATGGGCCTATTGCGAACGGCTTTGATTTGAGAGAGCCGAGTGTAGTAGGGTATAGTACGAAATAAAAGGGATTTAATTAACAAGCTTAATTAAAAttgtgtttaattaatttttaatcagacccctaatttttattaaaagagaaatgagacaagattattgggacaaaccaaaaaaaaaagtggatcaagtttattgggacggagagagtattacaAACTGTTTATAATCTCGAGTTTATTTGGGCCTCAAttcgataatttttttttttcttattgcAAACACTATATTTTAATGAAAGGGGTCCCCACCTCATTTGAACTCTCTATTTTAGATCTCTTTAATGTTAtaagttatttttttaattttgatgaggagtaatatatgcggagcagaggaatgaccttTATCAGGGAAAcagacctcgccagaggaacggatgccGTCAGAAAAACGGTCTTCACCaagccttcgccagagaagtcactctcGCCAGATGAATGgcctttgccagagaaatggcatTCGCCAGAGTAATCACCAGAAGAGTAGTGGAATCCCCCCGCCTGGGGGCAAATTTACTATTATACCCTCGACCACGCGGAAGGCATGCTTTGAAGGTGAAATGACTCTTTTACCCCTAGCATGTCATCTATAAATACTCATGCACACGCACTCTGTAATTTACGTTATCTTTACTTTGAATACTACAACATTTGATTCTCGTGCTCTCAGCAACTTAGCAATTATCTCACTTTTCCGATCAATCACTAGGTATAATTTACAATTCAACAACGATTCACCGATAAAACGACTATCCGTTCATTTATGCTTTaccaaatttaaatatatttttaaattaaattaaacatggAATTTAACGGCAGGAATTTAATTACAACGAAaataaattcatacattaattaacaatacaaattataataattaaaaaacgattacaacaataaaaaaaattacatattcCATCATCGACCACGGCAAATATCTGCAATCAAATTGTTGTGAAATGTCAATTATTATGAATTTATTGTTGACATATCCTTGCTCAGGAGTAGGGGTGTGTAAGATTCCAATATCTACACAAGAACACAATCTAGCACCTAGATCCACAATATATGTCACATTGAGGTGCTTGACCTCATACTTTCCTCCAACACCCGACAAGATTTCACAAAATCTAGTAAGACTATCTATCTTATTCGGTCTTTTTATGATATTTGGACAAATCTCATCCTTGCACTCttctaattttttaacaatGTCATGCATCCTCACCATCAGAAACTGCCTAATATCTTCCAACATATGTACTATCGGTTTATCTTTTGCTTCTAAGATAAAACTGTTAACGGTCTCGCAAATATTATTGTCAATGGAGTCCGACTTGGTAAATGAATTTAGGCCCACCAAACTTCTTTTTCCAGTTGGCATAAACATATATGCCTAGCACAATGTCTGTGCTCTGTATTTGGGGCTAGCGTTTGAATGACATTAATAAAGCGCTATTgttggggtcccggagggttgactgataggtgtatgggggagggaatacacatgtgggctatttttctcaaGTCAAACAAACTTAACCAGTTTCAGTTAGaaataggttgtagactgatactgaatataCTTCAGTGAGTTGACAACAGTCGAGCACTAAGCTTAGTTGATAtccaagtaaggcttcagtctagtttgtaaaacagagtatGGTTATTAATCTCTCTGACTATCAGTCGTCAGTAggattaataactcagcagcggaatttaaacttagtgcgaatagcctttagaaaatgTTTGTCACTTGTAAAATCTTTGGTTACACTTTTCAATTAATCCAATTCAGTTAAAAACAGTTAAGCACAGATAAAGGAAATAACTGAAAGcaagtaaagaacacaaggatttttaacgtggttcggagaCATCTCTCCTATATCTACAGCCAGATTATTTGTCTGACAAGCATTCTGGGCATATGCTTTagaggtgcacaacaaacctaccaATCCACCCTGAATTGGATTTAACACTTAGCACGCCCTGACACTGTCGTGCCCACTCAGCTAATGCTAAGGTAATTGGAGCTAACACCTTTAAGCTGAACTCCCTCTTGGCTTTCTGGGTGCCAAGGAAACCGAACGGTTTAGTTTTGAACCGGTACTAAACCACAACCAACAACAGTTTAAttttctggtactaaacaacaaccacttggcTTGATTAGTGCCAAGGAACCATCTGTTTAGTTTGACGGTACCAAACAACCGTTGAGTTCAGTCTTAGTCTCGAACTCTATTACAAACGCTCTTCTCTCTGAAAGAAAAAGGTTATGTAAtaaccaactaggattactgagaacatgctCTCAAGTAATCATCAATCTAGGCTAAAGATATGTCTATTGATTGCCTATAGATTCTAAGAGAGTTCTTGTAATCAGACATTCTGATTGTATGATCTCTGAttgctctcttcttcgattcaatgcTTGTGACGGTTGAGCTCAAATTGATCTTTCGATGTAGCTTTACATTGATGATTGAATCggattttctctttctcttcccccaccccccaatttcTTGAGGTGTCTTCCTGAGCTATTTCTAGACAGTTCTAAaaaatagatccgttggtggagatctTTTCTTCGAATCCTGCCGTTGTGAGATAATGTCGTAATATGCTCAGGTTCTCTGTCTCCATTTCTGTTTTATGAGTGTAGAAATGGTCTTCTTGTCATTTGGTACGAATGCTGCAGGCTTTTACACAAAAGAGGAAACTCTGTCCTTTAAAGTCAATGCCTCTGACTTCTTCAAATATTGCAGCATATCTTGGAGGTTGTCCACGTAGCCTTTCCTTCTTCAGTTGAGGCGAATGCCATGATTCGTAGATTCCTTAATTACTTCTGATGCAGTTTCTTTCAGTTGGGAGCTTTCAGTTGAGTCTGCATTTCTTAGTGTATTCTGGACTTGTGCATAGCCTTCAGTCAAGCAGTCTTCAGTTGAATTAATATCTTCAGTCATCATTCCATTCAATGTCCAGTCTAGCTATTCAAGAAACTCAACCACTATTAGCTATAATTAATGTGCATTTCAATGGTTTTCGTATCATCAAAACATATGGGTTGGATATCTTTTTATTTCCAACACCTATAAAAATGCAAGCAAATAATTTAGAACCaaccatttaaaaaatatgaaaattaagATAAATCGGTAGAATTACCTTTTGTTTATCAGACATGAATGACCAACCAAATCCATCAATAAGGCCAAATTCTGAAAAAAGAATTTCACAAAACCAAGTCCAAGATTCTGTTGCCTCTTTTTCAATTACGGCCCAAGCTATTGGATACATGTGATTGTTACAACTTACAATCCTTTCCAACAGCTGCCAAAAGTATCCCCCCTAGGACAGTCTTAAGAAAACATCCATCAAATCCAATTAACTTTCTACAACCCATTAGAAAACCTTTCTTTAGGGCAGAAAATCCAATGTACAACCTCTAAAATATGCATTCATTCTTTTCGGTCAATTTTGTCATTAACTCAAATCTTCCCTCTTTATCTGTACTCTTAAGGTGGGCTACATAAGATCTAAGTTTGTTGTAATCCATCTGATAAGAACCATTTATCTTCTTTAATGCCAAATGTTTTGTCCTATAACACATCCCTTTAATAATTTCTACGCCAGACATCAAATGTGCATCCTTTATAAGCTGGTCAGCTGTGatatttggttttttttttatgacacCCAACATCTGATTTGCAAGTCATTCACTTGTAACCTGCCTATTTTTCTTGGCCCTAACGCATGTGTGTTTGTTAATCAAAACCCTAATGACAAATGTAGGCTCGGTACTTTCTTTGCTTGCATACAACCTCCAAGGACAACCTTGTACAAATTTCGCTTGGACTCTATCAGGATTACTCCTTGTCCATTTGATGTTATATCCGTTCAAGACATTCCACATAATAAATGCTTCTTTAACTTTCGTGTGATCTGCAAACTTCATTCCAAGTTGAAATTGGAAGTCTTTCTCCTTACAGTTGTTAGTATAATGATTGCTTCTCACACAACCCATATTCCAAGCCGatctcattcttttttctctGATTTTATGTCTTGCTTCTATTACTTCCTATGCATCGTTGGAAAAATCACAATCATCTAAATGTTGCTTAGATTCAGACTCTTCAATGACTAACTGTTTATCATAATCTGAATCTACATCATCATCAATTATTTCATCATCTTTATTACACTCTAAACCCCAATCTATTACCTCAACTTCTTGCTCATCTACCACTATAAATTTGCTCTCCTCTACAACCATTTATCCTTCTTCAGCCTCTACAACCATTCGATTAGCCTCTACAACCATTAAAGTATAAACCCTAATATTTGATgagaataaatattatatataagcTTACTCTCGTGTGGCCcccttttgaaaaaaaaaatggccctTCGATGGGGATGCAGAAATCTTCACTTGTTGACAATGAATGACCCAACACACATGAGAGGTAGAATCTTGATGTCGAAACTTTGGATGAAGTCTGTGGTTTTGGTGGAGAGAACGTAAAGATGAAGAAATGGTTGATATTCTAATATGCTTCTTTATAATTGAATGAGATTGTAATGGGCTAATGACGTAAAACACTTTTATAACTCAATTCcattattttatgttttgttatttgatgaTGTGgccactaaaataaaattaaaatatccaCATCATCTTTTTTGTAATCTGAGTCAGATTGCCACCTATCCATATCAGATTTTCgatattgatatattttttcgggctaaaattaaaaaaaaatactaaatttcaagatatacaaaaaataaagcaTAGTTAAGgctataaaatgaaaaaaagctGAAAGTTGAGGCTATAAACTATAACTAACCTTATAAAATAATACCCctcaaattttgacggattgCACTGAGAAATTGGCAGTTGTGTTTAAAATTTACCCCAATCAAAAGGGTAAATTGCAAGAATCCTACatacactactacaaaaatgtGTTATGTATGTAGTGTTATCCATATACGTACATAACGGTATCAAGTCATGCGTTGTGTatgagcgttatctattagtcatatacataacggtattattGAACCGTTATAAGAtgcgttatctatgagcatctCTTTTAGAACGATAGTTGAAGCGTTAATAGAAGCGTTATATATGAGCGTCGTTTATAACATTTATTTCAAGTGTTACGATaactgttatgtatgagcatcaattt comes from Salvia miltiorrhiza cultivar Shanhuang (shh) chromosome 3, IMPLAD_Smil_shh, whole genome shotgun sequence and encodes:
- the LOC131016255 gene encoding uncharacterized protein LOC131016255; the protein is MGRISSAVQIPERHRHSDRYSPDSRSYSRRNRSYSRSRSPSPIRRQSLSRSRGRSFSRSRSRSPTGNGYARYRRSSPDYSYPSLEETRNSGERKKYNYDNRRTSYLDRDNRNEQHVESDSDEELKGLPYEEYRRLKRQKLRKSLKDCIWNCTPSPPRGPNENSDADLEEDFGGEDEKHIKGLKPEGKKPGESQSESEDSESESDDSRSRKGRKSVSRKKSRRSPSLSESGSGSEEESSSDDSEEDRRRRRRKSGRKSTRRKSSKRSSRRKRSSRKKAKTSESESGDEDSDMSDGGKSKKRSRRSSSQSKGSKKKKDTDDEVLLSSESAPDLEADAKDVTEKMANEAVVDEDVNDEILKFKEMIESRKKQNLEDEEVVGPMPLPRAEGHISYGGALRPGEGDAIAQYVQQGKRIPRRGEVGLSAEEISKFETLGYVMSGSRHQRMNAIRIRKENQVYSAEDKRALAMFNYEEKAKREQKVMADLQRLVQRHIGQDTGPSHDPFGGRAAEVADD